The Actinomadura graeca nucleotide sequence CCCGCAGGAACGGGCGCAGGGGCGGGAGCTGCACCTGCCGCGCGGCCGCGTGGTCGGCGGGTCCCACGCCCTCAACGCGATGATCTGGGTCCGGGGCAACCCGGCCGACTACGACCACTGGGAGTCGCTCGGCAACCCCGGCTGGTCGTGGCGGGACGTGCGGCCGCTCTTCGAGAGGGCCGACGGCCTCGGGACGGGCGGCCCCGGCATGCTCGACATCCTCGCGGACTTCACGCCCGACCCGGTCCAGTGCTCGATCGTGGACGCCGCGCAGCAGGCGGGGCTGCCGCTCAACCCCGACTACAACGGCGACACCCAGGACGGCGTGTCGTTCATGCAGTTCACCATCCGCGATCATCAGCGGCTCACGACGGCCCGCGCGTACCTCGCGCCCGTGCTGGAGCGCGGCGTGACGCTCGTCCCGGACGTGCAGGTCAGGCGGCTGCTGCTGGAGGGGAACCGCTGCGTGGGCGTCGAGTGGGACCGCGGCGGGGTGGTGGAACGCGCGCGCGCCGAGCAGGTGGTGCTGTGCGCGGGCGCCATCGGGTCGCCGGTGCTGCTGCTGCGGTCGGGGATCGGGGACGGGGGCGACGCCGTGCATCTGCCGGGTGTCGGCCGCAACCTGCAGGACCACTGGCTCGTGCCGGTGATCGCCTCGACGGACCGTCCGCCCACGCTGTCGCGGGGCCTGCCCCACACGCAGAGCCACCTGTTCTGGCGCAGCCGGCCGGAGTTGGCGGTGCCCGACCTGCAGCCTTTGCACTTCGGCGTCCCGCTCTACGAGCCGTGGATGGAGGGGCCCCCGCACGGCTTCTCGCTGATGGCGGGCCTGGTGCGGCCGGAGTCCGCGGGCGGGATCCGGCTGTCCGGCGGCTCCGCGGAGGGCGAGGTGCTGATCGACCCGCGGGTGCTGTCGGACGAGGCCGACCTGGAGGCGCTCTGCGCCGCCGTCCGGCTGTGCCAGGAGATCATGGCGGCGTCGGCGCTGCGTGACGGCTGGGGCGCCCGGGAGCTCTACCCCGGGCCGCTGGCCGCGACGGGCGAGGGCCTGCGCGACTACGTCCGCCGGACCGTGCTCACCTACCACCATC carries:
- a CDS encoding GMC family oxidoreductase, with the translated sequence MSDQQADVIVVGAGSAGSVVARRLADAGHSVLVVEAGPYRDVPAVDDPARMHELWNSPLDWGFRTVPQERAQGRELHLPRGRVVGGSHALNAMIWVRGNPADYDHWESLGNPGWSWRDVRPLFERADGLGTGGPGMLDILADFTPDPVQCSIVDAAQQAGLPLNPDYNGDTQDGVSFMQFTIRDHQRLTTARAYLAPVLERGVTLVPDVQVRRLLLEGNRCVGVEWDRGGVVERARAEQVVLCAGAIGSPVLLLRSGIGDGGDAVHLPGVGRNLQDHWLVPVIASTDRPPTLSRGLPHTQSHLFWRSRPELAVPDLQPLHFGVPLYEPWMEGPPHGFSLMAGLVRPESAGGIRLSGGSAEGEVLIDPRVLSDEADLEALCAAVRLCQEIMAASALRDGWGARELYPGPLAATGEGLRDYVRRTVLTYHHQAGTCKMGSDDAAVVDARLRVHGVDGLRVADASIMPTVTTGNTNAPAIMIGEKAADLLLG